A section of the Subtercola frigoramans genome encodes:
- a CDS encoding hydophilic protein: MASGVNTKCPICGRAVAVGLVSQALIQHETKNGERCQGSGQAPVTSGSAASSRASSPVTRSGSTSAAARTPSSGRSTSGTGTTAAPKTVPAVKRGVSVRRVEVDQDRLRERAEKQERLRLEREARARARNEFYVVDIEVEQVDVTVEPAPEADSTVDAVVAEEQKGDAE; encoded by the coding sequence ATGGCGAGTGGCGTAAACACGAAATGCCCGATCTGTGGGCGGGCTGTTGCCGTCGGTCTCGTTTCCCAGGCGTTGATCCAGCATGAGACCAAGAACGGCGAACGCTGCCAGGGCTCGGGCCAGGCCCCGGTCACATCGGGGAGTGCTGCCTCGTCGCGTGCATCGTCTCCGGTAACCCGCTCGGGCAGCACGTCGGCCGCAGCGCGAACGCCGAGCAGCGGCCGCTCCACCTCAGGAACCGGCACGACTGCCGCTCCCAAGACGGTGCCCGCTGTCAAGCGCGGAGTGAGCGTTCGGCGCGTCGAGGTCGACCAGGATCGCCTGCGTGAGCGCGCAGAGAAACAGGAACGCTTGCGGCTCGAGCGTGAGGCCCGCGCCCGTGCCCGCAACGAGTTCTACGTCGTCGACATCGAGGTCGAGCAGGTCGACGTCACGGTCGAGCCTGCCCCCGAGGCCGACTCGACGGTGGATGCTGTGGTCGCCGAGGAGCAGAAGGGCGACGCCGAGTAG
- a CDS encoding long-chain-fatty-acid--CoA ligase — protein sequence MATTETRPWLKNYQPGVPADIDLPTESLVDMLERSVAEAGDSPATEFFGRRTSYRDLGDQVDRAAEGLRRLGVRSGDRVALLLPNCPQHVVAFYAILRLGAVVVEHNPLYTSRELRHQFEDHQARVVIAWDKSVAAIQNFPSDVEIDHIVSVNLLQAFPTFKRLALHLPVKKLRESREALTGKVAGTLAWKDLLAHDPIDPEHPKPAVGDLAAIQYTSGTTGRPKGVMLTHFNLYSNALQGEAWMLGAEPRKEIFYAILPMFHAFGMTLYLTYGVHKQALIVLFPKFEPGLILDAMKKSPATVYCAVPPIYERTALAAKERGISLKSCKYCISGAMNLPDSVVELWESVSGGLLVEGYGMTESSPVALGNPFYRTRRTGTIGVPFPSTLMKVVGLDDPATEVPQGEPGELLISGPQVFQGYWNSPEETAKALLPGGWLRTGDIVTVDADGFTTIVDRAKELIITGGFNVSPTEVELALRSHPDVVDAAVFGKPLERGGELVVAAVQLEPGVTLDEEALRLHCRDLLAAYKIPKRIVQIDDMPRSMLGKILRKQVREQVLPSL from the coding sequence ATGGCTACCACCGAAACACGCCCCTGGCTGAAGAACTACCAGCCGGGAGTGCCCGCCGACATCGACCTGCCGACCGAATCGCTCGTCGACATGCTCGAGCGCTCCGTCGCTGAAGCGGGCGACAGCCCGGCCACCGAGTTCTTCGGGCGCCGCACGAGCTATCGCGACCTCGGCGACCAGGTCGACCGCGCGGCCGAGGGCCTGCGCCGCCTGGGCGTGCGCTCGGGAGACCGGGTCGCCCTGTTGCTGCCGAACTGCCCTCAGCACGTCGTCGCGTTCTACGCGATCCTGCGCCTGGGTGCAGTGGTCGTCGAGCACAACCCGCTCTACACTTCGCGAGAGCTCCGCCACCAGTTCGAAGACCACCAGGCCCGCGTCGTGATCGCCTGGGACAAGTCGGTCGCGGCCATCCAGAACTTCCCTTCAGACGTCGAGATCGACCACATCGTCTCGGTCAACCTGCTGCAGGCGTTCCCGACTTTCAAGCGACTTGCCCTGCACCTGCCGGTGAAGAAGCTGCGCGAATCGCGCGAAGCCCTGACCGGAAAAGTTGCCGGAACGCTCGCCTGGAAGGACCTTCTCGCCCACGACCCGATCGACCCCGAGCATCCGAAGCCTGCCGTCGGCGACCTCGCCGCGATCCAGTACACCTCGGGCACCACCGGCAGGCCCAAGGGCGTCATGCTCACGCACTTCAACCTCTACTCGAATGCCCTGCAGGGCGAGGCATGGATGCTCGGGGCCGAGCCGCGCAAAGAGATCTTCTATGCCATCCTGCCGATGTTCCACGCGTTCGGAATGACGCTGTACCTCACCTACGGCGTGCACAAGCAGGCGCTGATCGTGCTCTTCCCGAAGTTCGAGCCCGGCCTGATTCTCGATGCCATGAAGAAGTCGCCGGCCACGGTGTACTGCGCAGTGCCGCCGATCTACGAACGAACAGCGCTCGCCGCGAAGGAACGCGGAATCTCGCTGAAGTCCTGCAAGTACTGCATCTCGGGCGCGATGAACCTGCCCGACAGCGTCGTGGAACTCTGGGAATCGGTGTCTGGCGGCTTACTCGTTGAAGGCTACGGCATGACCGAGTCGTCTCCGGTGGCGCTCGGCAACCCGTTCTACCGTACGCGCCGCACCGGCACGATCGGCGTGCCGTTCCCGTCGACGCTGATGAAGGTGGTCGGTCTGGATGATCCGGCCACCGAAGTGCCGCAGGGGGAGCCCGGTGAGCTGCTCATCTCCGGCCCGCAGGTGTTCCAGGGGTACTGGAACAGCCCCGAGGAGACAGCTAAGGCGCTTCTGCCGGGTGGGTGGCTGCGAACCGGAGACATCGTCACCGTCGATGCCGACGGCTTCACGACGATCGTCGACCGCGCCAAGGAGCTGATCATCACGGGCGGGTTCAATGTCTCGCCCACCGAGGTGGAACTTGCGCTCCGGTCACACCCCGATGTCGTCGACGCAGCCGTTTTCGGCAAGCCACTCGAACGCGGAGGAGAGCTGGTCGTCGCTGCCGTGCAGCTCGAGCCGGGCGTCACGCTCGATGAGGAGGCGCTACGGCTGCACTGCCGTGACCTGCTCGCTGCCTACAAGATCCCGAAGCGCATCGTGCAGATCGACGACATGCCCCGCTCGATGCTCGGCAAGATCCTGCGCAAGCAGGTTCGCGAGCAGGTTTTGCCCAGCCTCTAG
- a CDS encoding zinc-binding metallopeptidase family protein: MNSLRCPNCSSPVFLETLDCPTCTASIGFHAPTRGFFLVGAEGSEIEIDGSVWVACSNRFWKCNWLADTSQPSGACRACRLTRRQPSNDDTLALERLADTAVDKRRLLVQLNDLGLPVVPFYEREGGLAFDLVSSRSGEPVTIGHANGVITIDLAESLDDYRETLRVKLGEVYRTVLGHFRHEVGHYFQNILVDTDERWAECRRLFGDERTSYSDAIARHYRYGAPATWRESFISDYATMHPWEDFAETFAHYLHITGTVATAAGSGLILHADRVGFTGVGDIVARFSYADRTIEELLADWHWLSLMFNRVNRSMGLGDFYPFDLTEPVITKLSFVHALVTDARG; the protein is encoded by the coding sequence GTGAACTCCCTGCGCTGCCCGAACTGCTCGTCCCCGGTCTTCCTCGAAACCCTCGACTGCCCCACCTGCACCGCCTCGATCGGCTTCCACGCACCGACCCGTGGGTTCTTCCTGGTCGGCGCTGAGGGCAGTGAGATCGAGATCGACGGGTCTGTCTGGGTGGCCTGTTCCAACCGGTTCTGGAAGTGCAACTGGCTGGCAGACACGAGCCAGCCGAGCGGGGCGTGCCGGGCCTGCAGACTCACCCGGCGCCAGCCGTCCAACGACGACACGCTGGCGCTCGAACGGTTGGCAGACACGGCGGTCGACAAGCGACGTCTGCTGGTGCAACTGAACGACCTGGGGCTGCCGGTCGTACCGTTCTACGAGCGAGAGGGCGGCCTCGCCTTCGATCTCGTGTCGAGCCGCAGCGGTGAGCCTGTGACGATCGGCCACGCGAACGGCGTGATCACCATCGATCTCGCCGAATCCCTCGACGACTACCGCGAGACCCTGCGGGTCAAGCTCGGTGAGGTCTACCGCACGGTACTCGGCCACTTCCGGCACGAGGTCGGCCACTACTTCCAGAACATCCTCGTCGACACCGACGAGCGCTGGGCAGAGTGCCGCCGGCTCTTCGGGGACGAGCGCACAAGCTACAGCGATGCAATCGCCCGCCACTATCGATATGGCGCCCCAGCGACCTGGCGCGAATCGTTCATCTCGGACTACGCGACCATGCACCCGTGGGAGGACTTCGCGGAGACCTTCGCCCACTACCTCCATATCACGGGCACGGTCGCCACCGCTGCGGGCTCCGGGCTCATCCTGCACGCCGATCGAGTCGGGTTCACGGGTGTCGGCGACATCGTGGCGCGGTTCTCCTACGCAGACCGCACTATCGAGGAGCTGCTCGCCGACTGGCATTGGCTGTCGCTGATGTTCAACAGGGTGAACCGGTCCATGGGTCTCGGTGACTTCTATCCGTTCGACCTGACCGAGCCGGTCATAACGAAGCTGTCGTTCGTTCACGCTCTGGTCACGGATGCCCGTGGATGA
- a CDS encoding SDR family oxidoreductase gives MKVWFITGTSRGFGHEWAEAALERGDKVAATARNIDSLADLVEKYGDNILPIALDVTDHDADFAAVAQAHEHFGRLDVVINNAGYGHFGFIEELTEKEARAQIETNVFGALWVTQAALPFLRAQKSGHIIQVSSIGGISAFPLVGIYHASKWALEGFSQSLAQEVAPFGIKVTLIEPGGFSTDWGGSSSVTSEPLADYAELHEAVVAARKQRLGVAGDPSASAAAVLKIVDAEEPPLRVFFGTAPLGIAKADYASRIETWEKWNDVSIQAQG, from the coding sequence ATGAAGGTATGGTTCATCACCGGCACGTCACGAGGCTTCGGCCACGAGTGGGCCGAAGCAGCCCTCGAGCGTGGTGACAAGGTCGCGGCCACGGCGCGCAACATCGATTCACTGGCCGATCTGGTCGAGAAGTACGGCGACAACATCCTGCCGATAGCCCTCGACGTCACCGACCACGACGCCGACTTCGCTGCCGTCGCCCAGGCGCACGAGCACTTCGGGCGTCTCGACGTCGTCATCAACAACGCCGGCTACGGGCACTTCGGGTTCATCGAGGAGCTCACCGAGAAGGAGGCACGGGCGCAGATCGAGACGAACGTCTTCGGGGCCCTGTGGGTGACGCAGGCTGCGCTGCCGTTCCTGCGGGCGCAGAAGAGTGGGCACATCATCCAGGTCTCGTCGATCGGCGGTATCTCAGCGTTCCCGCTCGTCGGCATCTACCACGCCTCGAAGTGGGCGCTCGAGGGCTTCAGCCAGTCGCTGGCCCAGGAGGTCGCCCCGTTCGGTATCAAGGTCACGCTGATCGAGCCCGGTGGATTCTCGACCGACTGGGGCGGATCGTCGTCGGTGACCTCTGAGCCACTCGCCGACTATGCCGAGCTTCACGAAGCCGTCGTGGCCGCCCGCAAGCAGCGACTGGGCGTCGCTGGCGATCCTTCGGCTTCCGCCGCAGCGGTACTGAAGATCGTCGACGCCGAGGAGCCGCCACTGCGCGTCTTCTTCGGAACGGCACCGCTCGGCATCGCGAAGGCCGACTACGCCAGCCGCATCGAGACCTGGGAGAAGTGGAACGACGTCTCGATCCAGGCGCAGGGCTAG
- a CDS encoding DMT family transporter — MEVELITLTPMQALGIPIALVGAVFLALGAEFQHRGVNKVDAATGKSASTGLSVGQLLALVKRPSWVLGTLMLGLAIVFQLVSLFLAPLTVVQPLGAIALVITSIVTARTTKTKLSRQTIRGIIFCVGGIALFVTVAALTTSSLPIDETQLIIVLVILAIVLVILGAAFLMFRHRFTNIFYIVGAGILFGFVATLAKVIIDRVHTIVQRGFHLTPSDGITIFCIVGIIAAALIGSYFVQTAYSSGPPDLVVAGLTVIDPIVGVSIGIFVLGEAATAPIWAGFVFVIAGALAAYGVFQLARRAPHVAELSDTHQA, encoded by the coding sequence GTGGAAGTTGAACTCATCACGCTGACGCCCATGCAGGCCCTCGGCATTCCGATCGCCCTCGTCGGTGCTGTCTTTCTCGCCCTCGGCGCGGAATTCCAGCACAGAGGAGTGAACAAGGTCGACGCCGCGACCGGCAAGAGTGCATCGACGGGCCTGAGTGTCGGCCAGTTGCTGGCCCTGGTCAAGCGGCCGTCTTGGGTGCTCGGCACCCTGATGCTCGGGCTCGCCATCGTCTTTCAGCTCGTCAGCCTGTTCCTCGCTCCCCTGACCGTGGTGCAGCCCCTGGGAGCCATCGCCCTGGTGATCACCTCCATCGTCACGGCACGAACCACGAAGACGAAACTCAGCCGCCAGACCATCAGGGGCATCATCTTCTGCGTGGGGGGCATCGCCTTGTTCGTCACCGTCGCTGCGCTGACGACCTCCTCGCTCCCGATCGATGAGACGCAGCTCATCATCGTGCTGGTCATCCTCGCGATCGTGCTGGTCATCCTCGGTGCGGCGTTCCTGATGTTCCGTCACCGCTTCACAAACATCTTCTACATCGTCGGGGCGGGAATTCTGTTCGGTTTCGTGGCAACCCTCGCCAAAGTCATCATCGACCGGGTGCACACGATAGTTCAGCGGGGTTTCCACCTCACTCCCTCCGACGGCATCACCATCTTCTGCATCGTCGGCATCATCGCCGCGGCGCTCATCGGCTCGTACTTCGTTCAGACGGCGTACTCCTCTGGCCCTCCCGATCTCGTCGTGGCCGGCCTGACCGTGATCGACCCGATCGTGGGGGTGAGCATCGGAATCTTCGTGCTCGGCGAGGCGGCGACTGCGCCGATCTGGGCCGGGTTCGTCTTCGTGATTGCAGGCGCGCTCGCGGCCTACGGGGTGTTCCAACTCGCCAGGCGAGCCCCGCACGTGGCCGAGTTGTCAGACACACACCAGGCCTGA
- a CDS encoding NUDIX hydrolase, with the protein MATPDFVLALREKIGSAPLWLTGVTAVVTRADGDDEHAEILMVKRSDNGAWTPVTGIIDPGEQPAVAAAREVLEEANVTAVASRLAWVNALPPMTYPNGDQAQYLDLTFLMTYVSGEPHPADGENSEARWFRADALPTISANFADRIAHALSSAERTAFHS; encoded by the coding sequence ATGGCGACCCCTGACTTCGTACTCGCGCTGCGCGAGAAGATCGGCTCTGCTCCGCTCTGGTTGACGGGAGTCACGGCCGTCGTCACCCGGGCAGACGGCGACGACGAGCATGCCGAGATCCTCATGGTCAAGAGGTCCGACAATGGTGCCTGGACCCCGGTGACCGGCATCATCGACCCGGGTGAACAGCCCGCTGTCGCCGCAGCCCGCGAGGTGCTCGAAGAGGCGAACGTGACTGCCGTCGCCTCCCGGCTGGCGTGGGTCAACGCCCTGCCGCCGATGACGTACCCGAACGGCGACCAAGCCCAATATCTCGACCTCACCTTCCTGATGACGTACGTCTCTGGCGAGCCTCACCCGGCCGACGGCGAGAATTCCGAAGCCCGCTGGTTCAGGGCGGATGCCCTGCCCACCATCTCGGCGAACTTCGCTGACCGCATCGCCCACGCCCTCTCGAGTGCAGAACGTACCGCGTTCCACAGCTGA
- a CDS encoding phospholipase, translating to METRYRSAEPLEYMHSRHTESDQSTATAATSTDTATNRRALRRGVRRFATKKIIIASALVATGILVGSGFLAQSSIASSEKAASSQRTEQALAATVEKSRVVAQAQDTLARADQVVALATAKVDTTTLSTSIASLTNYSALDAPAVTALTVQTEFQAQQVKAAADEADRIAAEAAAAAAEKAEADAQAAAAAAAEALAQTNTVDGAKAAAASIASSQYGWGDSQFSCLASLWQKESGWSYQAYNASSGATGIPQALPGSKMASIGSDWETNATTQIKWGLQYIASSYGTPCSAWSHSQSVNWY from the coding sequence GTGGAAACCAGGTACAGGTCGGCCGAACCATTGGAATACATGCACTCCCGTCACACTGAATCAGACCAGTCCACCGCCACTGCCGCCACTAGCACCGACACCGCCACCAACCGCAGGGCACTCCGCAGAGGCGTGAGGCGGTTCGCCACAAAGAAGATCATCATCGCCTCGGCCCTCGTCGCAACCGGCATTCTCGTCGGCTCCGGATTTCTCGCGCAGTCCTCGATCGCTTCGAGCGAGAAGGCCGCTTCCTCCCAGCGCACCGAGCAGGCGCTCGCCGCGACCGTCGAGAAATCGCGGGTTGTCGCCCAGGCCCAGGACACCCTCGCGCGCGCCGACCAGGTCGTCGCTCTGGCCACCGCAAAGGTCGACACCACCACGCTCTCGACGTCGATCGCCTCGCTCACCAACTACAGCGCACTCGACGCGCCTGCGGTCACAGCGCTCACCGTACAGACCGAATTCCAGGCGCAACAGGTGAAAGCTGCCGCGGATGAGGCTGATCGCATCGCGGCCGAAGCTGCCGCCGCGGCCGCCGAGAAGGCTGAAGCAGACGCTCAGGCTGCAGCGGCCGCTGCTGCCGAGGCGCTGGCGCAGACGAACACCGTCGACGGGGCGAAAGCCGCCGCGGCGAGCATCGCCTCATCGCAGTACGGCTGGGGCGACTCCCAGTTCTCCTGCCTGGCGAGTCTCTGGCAGAAGGAATCCGGATGGTCGTACCAGGCCTACAACGCGTCGAGCGGTGCCACGGGCATCCCCCAGGCTCTGCCCGGCAGCAAGATGGCCTCGATCGGCAGTGATTGGGAGACCAACGCCACCACGCAGATCAAGTGGGGACTGCAGTACATCGCCTCCTCGTACGGAACGCCGTGCTCCGCCTGGTCGCACTCACAGTCGGTCAACTGGTACTGA
- a CDS encoding DEAD/DEAH box helicase, whose protein sequence is MTTTDTSAPSEAETAPDAVTFSELGLSDAVLKALRDVGYENPSAIQAATIPPLLAGRDVVGLAQTGTGKTAAFALPILSRLDLSQKNPQALVLAPTRELALQVCEAFEKYAAHMKGVHVLPVYGGQGYGTQLSALRRGVHVVVGTPGRIMDHLDKGTLDLSELKFLVLDEADEMLKMGFAEDVETILADTPDEKQVALFSATMPASIRRISKNYLHDPEEITVKNKTTTSANTTQRYLLVSYPQKVDALTRILEVENFEGMIVFVRTKNETEALAEKLRARGYSAMAISGDVPQAQRERTVNQLKSGKLDILVATDVAARGLDVDRISHVVNYDIPIDTESYVHRIGRTGRAGRSGAAISFVTPRERHLLNAIEKATRQPLTQMQLPSFEDVNLTRLARFDDAITEALTQTSRIEAFRDIVGHYIEHHDVPEADVAAALAVVAQGDTPLLLSAADERAQRPERADRGDRAARAAERDRGGQGDRRGSYDRDDRGGRSERASGTSGYGASSRGDDGDKPERRARPANRAMASYRIEVGKRHKVEPRQIVGALANEGGLSREDFGAIQILPEFSLVELPADLPGDVLGRLKGTRISGKLIEIQPDARPTRQGYGTDRPDRKPRR, encoded by the coding sequence ATGACTACCACTGACACCAGCGCGCCGAGCGAGGCAGAAACTGCCCCCGATGCCGTGACTTTCAGCGAATTGGGGCTCAGTGACGCGGTACTGAAGGCGCTGCGCGACGTGGGGTACGAGAATCCCTCCGCCATCCAGGCCGCCACGATCCCGCCGCTGCTCGCCGGTCGCGACGTTGTCGGCCTCGCCCAGACGGGCACCGGCAAGACGGCAGCGTTCGCGCTGCCCATCCTCTCGCGGCTCGACCTCTCGCAGAAGAACCCTCAGGCGCTGGTTCTCGCGCCCACGCGCGAGCTGGCGCTGCAGGTCTGTGAGGCGTTCGAGAAGTACGCCGCACACATGAAGGGCGTGCATGTGCTGCCGGTCTACGGCGGCCAGGGCTACGGAACGCAGCTGTCGGCCCTCCGCCGCGGCGTTCACGTGGTCGTCGGCACGCCGGGGCGCATCATGGACCACCTCGACAAAGGCACGCTCGACCTCTCCGAACTCAAGTTCCTGGTTCTCGACGAAGCCGACGAGATGCTCAAGATGGGATTCGCCGAAGACGTCGAGACGATTCTGGCCGATACTCCGGATGAGAAACAGGTCGCCCTCTTCTCGGCGACGATGCCCGCGAGCATCCGGCGCATCTCGAAGAACTACCTGCACGACCCCGAAGAGATCACGGTCAAGAACAAGACCACCACCTCGGCCAACACGACCCAGCGCTACCTGCTGGTCTCGTACCCGCAGAAGGTGGATGCCCTGACCCGCATTCTCGAGGTCGAGAACTTCGAGGGCATGATCGTCTTCGTTCGCACCAAGAACGAGACCGAGGCGCTCGCCGAGAAACTGCGCGCTCGCGGATACTCGGCCATGGCGATCAGCGGCGACGTGCCCCAGGCCCAGCGCGAACGAACGGTGAACCAGCTGAAGAGCGGCAAGCTCGACATTCTCGTGGCCACCGACGTCGCCGCCCGCGGGCTCGACGTCGACCGCATCAGCCACGTGGTGAATTACGACATTCCGATCGACACCGAGTCGTACGTGCACCGCATCGGGCGCACCGGCCGTGCGGGCCGCAGCGGCGCCGCGATCAGCTTCGTCACACCCCGCGAGCGCCACCTCCTCAACGCGATCGAGAAGGCGACGCGCCAGCCGCTCACCCAGATGCAGCTGCCGAGCTTCGAAGACGTGAACCTCACGCGACTGGCTCGCTTCGACGATGCGATCACCGAGGCACTCACGCAGACCAGTCGCATCGAGGCCTTCCGTGACATCGTCGGGCACTACATCGAGCACCACGACGTGCCCGAAGCCGATGTCGCTGCAGCACTCGCCGTCGTGGCGCAGGGTGACACGCCCCTGCTGCTCTCTGCTGCCGATGAGCGTGCCCAGCGGCCGGAACGCGCCGACCGTGGCGACCGAGCTGCCCGGGCCGCCGAGCGCGACCGCGGTGGCCAGGGTGACCGCAGGGGGTCGTACGACCGCGACGATCGCGGCGGCCGCAGCGAGAGGGCCAGCGGCACGAGCGGCTACGGAGCTTCTTCTCGCGGTGACGACGGCGACAAGCCCGAGCGCCGCGCGCGCCCCGCGAACCGCGCCATGGCGTCGTACCGCATCGAAGTCGGCAAGCGTCACAAGGTCGAACCCCGCCAGATCGTCGGCGCCCTCGCAAACGAGGGCGGATTGAGCCGTGAGGACTTCGGAGCGATCCAGATTCTGCCCGAGTTCTCGCTCGTGGAACTGCCGGCCGATCTGCCAGGCGACGTTCTCGGCAGGCTCAAGGGCACTCGCATCAGCGGCAAGTTGATCGAGATCCAGCCCGACGCCCGCCCCACCCGCCAGGGTTACGGCACCGATCGCCCCGACCGCAAGCCGCGCCGCTAG
- a CDS encoding LLM class F420-dependent oxidoreductase, which translates to MKLGIHFSNFTLPGGAEALAPTLTATAKAAEDGGASLFTLMDHWFQMESLATSYDPMLEGYTSLGFVAGQTSTIKLGLLVTGVTYRYPGLLAKIVTTLDVLSGGRAVLGLGAAWYEREHLGLGVPYPGLSERFGRLEETIQICQQMWSDDDGAYNGEYYHLAETICSPKPIQKPGPELLIGGSGEKKTLRLVAQYADACNLFDVGLDGLTHKLEVLRGHCDDLGRDYDAIEKTVITGADRFDDADAFLASMEKYSSIGIDLVTTSPKAPDPAGWVSRTTEALGSRLSEI; encoded by the coding sequence ATGAAACTGGGCATCCATTTTTCGAACTTCACTCTTCCAGGCGGGGCCGAAGCCCTTGCCCCCACCCTCACAGCAACGGCAAAAGCGGCCGAAGACGGTGGTGCTTCGCTCTTCACCCTCATGGACCACTGGTTCCAGATGGAGAGCCTTGCCACTTCATACGACCCCATGCTCGAGGGCTACACCTCCCTCGGATTCGTCGCCGGGCAGACCTCGACCATCAAGCTCGGGCTTCTCGTCACCGGCGTGACGTATCGCTACCCAGGGCTGTTGGCCAAGATCGTCACCACGCTCGATGTGCTCAGCGGAGGACGCGCCGTTCTGGGGTTGGGTGCGGCGTGGTACGAACGCGAGCACCTCGGGCTCGGTGTGCCCTACCCGGGCCTCAGTGAGCGTTTCGGGCGACTGGAGGAGACCATCCAGATCTGCCAGCAGATGTGGAGCGACGACGACGGAGCGTACAACGGCGAGTACTACCACCTCGCCGAGACGATCTGCTCGCCGAAGCCCATCCAGAAGCCCGGGCCGGAGCTTCTCATCGGCGGAAGCGGCGAGAAGAAGACCTTGCGCCTGGTTGCCCAGTACGCGGATGCCTGCAATCTTTTCGACGTGGGTCTCGATGGCCTCACTCACAAGCTCGAGGTTCTGCGTGGTCACTGCGACGATCTCGGTCGCGACTACGATGCGATTGAGAAGACCGTCATCACGGGCGCCGACCGCTTCGACGACGCCGACGCGTTTCTCGCCTCGATGGAGAAATATTCTTCCATCGGCATAGACCTCGTGACGACGAGCCCGAAGGCACCCGACCCGGCCGGCTGGGTCTCGCGCACCACAGAGGCACTGGGCTCACGTCTCAGCGAGATCTGA
- a CDS encoding mycothiol transferase has translation MTSAASVLADAFDRIQGSVHRVLDGLTPEQLTARVDSGANTIAWLVWHLTRVQDDHLADAAGSPQLWVTGGWFDRFALPFDVDATGYGQTSDDVALVEGLTPELLAGYFDEVHAQTIVYVSALGDDDLDRIVDTRWTPAVTLAARLVSVIGDDTQHVGQAAFIKGVLKRR, from the coding sequence ATGACAAGCGCAGCATCCGTTCTCGCCGATGCATTCGACCGCATCCAGGGTTCGGTGCACCGCGTTCTCGACGGTCTCACGCCCGAACAGCTCACCGCGCGCGTCGACAGTGGGGCGAATACGATCGCCTGGCTCGTGTGGCACCTCACACGCGTGCAGGATGACCACCTCGCCGATGCCGCGGGCTCACCTCAGCTCTGGGTGACCGGCGGCTGGTTCGACCGTTTCGCGCTTCCCTTCGACGTCGATGCCACGGGTTATGGCCAGACGTCTGACGATGTCGCGCTGGTCGAGGGCCTCACGCCTGAACTGCTGGCCGGGTACTTCGACGAGGTGCACGCCCAGACGATCGTCTACGTCTCTGCGCTGGGTGACGACGACCTCGACCGTATCGTCGACACCCGGTGGACGCCGGCTGTCACCCTCGCGGCGCGGCTTGTGAGTGTCATCGGCGACGACACGCAACACGTCGGCCAGGCCGCCTTCATCAAGGGCGTTCTGAAGCGGCGCTGA
- a CDS encoding NADPH-dependent F420 reductase has translation MTDYGIIGAGNIGTALARTLIEHGHTVTIANSRGPATLADLIAELGPNAVAATADEAAEAGDVVVVTVPLKNYTAVPVAPQAGKIVIDTNNYYWERDGRIAALDEGRTTVSGMLQQHLPQSKVVKGFNHIQAADIQTTGSPAGTADRRALATSSDFPDATALVIALYDEFGFDAVDVGPLSESWRVERDRPAYGVRQNKAELDANLAKAPRTLES, from the coding sequence ATGACAGATTACGGAATCATCGGAGCCGGAAACATCGGCACGGCACTCGCACGCACACTCATCGAGCACGGTCACACCGTCACGATCGCGAACTCTCGCGGGCCAGCGACGCTCGCTGACCTCATTGCAGAACTCGGCCCGAACGCCGTCGCCGCGACGGCTGACGAGGCCGCCGAGGCAGGCGACGTCGTCGTCGTGACGGTGCCGTTGAAGAACTACACCGCCGTTCCGGTCGCGCCGCAGGCCGGCAAGATCGTGATCGACACGAACAACTACTACTGGGAGCGCGACGGCCGCATCGCCGCCCTCGACGAGGGACGCACGACCGTCTCGGGCATGCTGCAGCAGCACCTGCCGCAGTCGAAGGTCGTCAAGGGCTTCAACCACATCCAGGCTGCCGACATCCAGACCACAGGTTCGCCTGCCGGCACCGCTGACCGCCGTGCGCTCGCGACCTCGAGCGACTTCCCGGACGCTACCGCTCTCGTGATCGCGCTCTACGACGAGTTCGGCTTTGACGCCGTCGACGTCGGCCCGCTCTCGGAGAGCTGGCGTGTCGAGCGTGACCGCCCCGCCTACGGAGTTCGCCAGAACAAGGCTGAGCTCGACGCGAACCTCGCGAAAGCACCGCGCACGCTCGAGTCCTGA